The sequence GGATGTCCTTCAGCGTCAGCTCTCCCAGCTCCGGCCCCAGGTAGCGCTTTGCTTCAATCTGACGCACCAGCGCCGCGTTCCCCACCAGCGACGCGACATCCACGCCCAGGTCCTTCGCCATCCGCTCCACCACCGTGTAGCGCTCCGGGTGCACCGCGCTCGAATCCAGCGGCTCCGGCCCTCGCACGCGCAGGAAGCCCGCGGCCTGCTCGAACGTCTTCGGCCCCAGGCCGCTGACTTTCAGCAGCTCCCGCCGCGTGGTGAAGCGCCCCTTCGCCGCCCGGTGCGCCACCAGCTTCTTCGCCAGCGATGGCCCCACTCCGGACACGTGCTCCAACAACTGCGGCGACGCCGTGTTCACGTCCACGCCCACCGCGTTCACGCACGAGTCCACGACCTCGCCCAGCTTCTTCTTGAGCAGGCCCTGGTCCACGTCGTGCTGGTACTGCCCCACCCCGATGCTCTTCGGGTCGATCTTCACCAGCTCCGCCAGCGGGTCCTGCAAGCGCCGGCCAATCGACACCGCCCCGCGCAGCGACACGTCCAGCTCCGGGAACTCCTCCCGCGCCACCTCCGACGCCGAGTAAATGGACGCGCCCTGCTCGCTCACCGACACCACGGGCACCTGCACGCCCATCGCCTTCAGCGTGTCCCGCGTGAAGAGCTCCGCCTCGCGGCTGCCCGTGCCATTGCCCACGGCGATGAGCTCCGGCTTGTGCTTGCGCACCACCGCCTCCAGCAGCTTCGCCGCGCGCGCCCGCTCGTCCGCGCTCCGCTCCGAGTAGAGCGTCGTCGTCTCCACCACCGTCCCCGTCGCGTCCAGCATCACCAGCTTGATGCCCGTGCGCAGCCCCGGATCCAACGCCAGCACCGCCCGAGCCCCGGCAGGCGCCGCCAGCAGCAGGTGCCGCAGGTTCTCTCCAAACACCCCGATGGCGCCCTTGTCCGCGCGCTCCTTCAGCTCCGCGCGCAGCTCCGACTCCAGCGACGGCCCCATCAGCCGGTCCCACCCGTCCTCCACCGCCGCGCGCAACTCCCCCGCGAACAGCGACTGCGGCCGCGTCACCACGCGCGCGCTGAAGAGCCCCTTCACCTCGTCATCCGGCAGCCCCAGCTTCACCTTCAGCACGCCCTCCTCCTCGCCGCGCAACAGCGCCAGCACGCGGTGGGACGGGGCCTGCGACAGCGGCTCCTCGTGGCCGTAGTAGTTCTCGAACTTGGTCGTCTCACCCTTCTTCGCGGGCACCACGTCCGAGCGCAGCGTGCCCCGCTTCGTGCACAGGTCGCGGGCCTCGCGGCGCAGCTTCGCGTCCTCCGCCACCCGCTCCGCGCAGATGTCGCGCGCGCCCGCCAGCGCCTGCGCCACGTCCGCCACGCCCTTGTCCGCGTTCACGTAGGGCTTCACGCGCGCGTCCAGGTTCTCCCCGCGCTGGCCCTCCTGCTTCCACACCAGGTCCGCCAGCGGCTCCAGCCCCTTCTCCCGGGCGATGGCCGCGCGCGTGCGGCGCTTGGGCTTGTACGGCAGGTACAGGTCCTCCAGCTCCGCGCGCGTGCGTGCCGCGTCGAGCGCCTTCTTCAGCTCCGGCGTCAGCTTCCCCTGCTCCTCGATGCTGCGCAGGATGGTGTCGCGCCGCCCGTCCAGCTCCGCCCGCTCCGTGGCCCGGTCCAGGATGGCCTGGATTTGGACCTCGTCCAGGCCTCCCGTGGCCTCCTTGCGGTAGCGCGCGATGAAGGGGACCGTGCCTCCCTCTTCGTGCAGTGCGAGGGTCCGGTCCACCTGCTCCGGCTTGATGCCCAGCTCCTGGGCCAACGCGGCGGCATAGACGTGCATGGCGCCCGTCTATACCCCGGTCCGCCCGCGCCTCCCAGAGACGCGCTGCTTGCCTACTGGCGCACCAGCCGGATGGCGTCCAACGCCACGTTGTAGCCCGTGCTCGCCGCGTTCTTCCCAACAGTCGTGAACGTGAACACCTGGGGCTCCAGGTCCGTGAACGTCACCGTCCCCAGCTCTGCTTCCGCGAACTGCGTGGTGGCGGAGTACTCGTCCCGCGTCCCGCCCACCGCCACCCCGTTCACGTCCAGGCGGTACTGCCCCCGCCCGCTGTTGCGCTTGGTCCGCACCCGCACCGCGAACGTGCCCACCGTGCGAGGATAGAGCGTGTACGTCACCTTCGCGCCCACCGCGTTCGTGTTGTGGTAGCGGATGCCGCCCAGCTCCGGACCGGACTCCACGCCGGTGGACGACGCGTCCGGGGTGCTCGTCGGCTTCAGGTTCTCCGCCTGGTACACCAGCGCCCTCGCGTCGTGCTCCACCGCGCGCCCCAGCCGCTTCTGCGTCTGGTCCACGTACAGCGACTGCGGCACCAGCTCGTTCCCGGACTGCGTCACCTCCGCGAAGTCCGCCGGAGCCGTCTTCGTCGTCACGGACACGTCCACGCCCGTCGCGCTGCCGCGCATCCCAATCACATACCCCTGCCCGTACTGCTGCGAGCGCACCACGCTGGAGCCTCCGTACGCCGGCGCCTTTGCCCCGTTCGTGTTCCAGAACACGCTCTCCGTCGTCGTCACGCCGTGGCTCGTCGTGCCGTAGGGCGAGCGGTCCGCCGCCTCGAAGCGCTCCTGGTACAGCGTCGTGTTGTCCACCAGGTTCGCCGCGCTCAGGTGCATGTGGAAGTCAGACACCTTCTCGCCGTTGGACACGCGGTTGTTGAACAGCACGTTGCCGGTGGTGTGCATGGAGCGGAAGTCGAAGTTGTGCCGCCCGCCGTACGCCACGCTGTCCTTGAACAGGCTGTCGCTGCCACGAATGGAGAACAGGTACCCGTTTCCGCCCCCGCCCTTGTACTGGGGCTTGTTGATTTCACACGCCTCCACCGTGATGTTGCGCGCGTAGTTCAGGTCGATGCCGTTGGACGTCACGTGCACGTCCTGCGTGTTGGACGCAGGCCGGTAGGAACTGACGCCGCGCACCCAGCCGTCCACCACGTGGTTCATCAGGAGCGCCGTGGACTCGTGCACCTGGTACCCGCCCGTGCCCTGCACCGAGTAGTCCTCCTCCGCCATGCCCGGCGTGGGGTTCTCCCGCATGCCGATGGCCAGGTGCTCCACGCCCACCTCCGACAGGTGCGCGGGCACGCGGTACACCCGCGCGTTGTCGCGCATCAGCAGCCCCTGGCGCAGCGGGATGTCCAGCGTCAGCGTCCGCGTGGCCGCGTCCACCGCCACCACCTGCCGGTAGAACGCGGGCCCGGGCAGCGACGTCCACGTCGTGCCCATGTTGAGCTCGCCGCTGCGCGCCGCCGTCAGGTCCGCGCGCACCACCAGCCAGGTGCCCACGGTGTAGCCCGTCACGCTCGCCACCTGGATGCGCGTCGCCTGGTTGGGCGCGTCCTGCGTGAGCGCCGTCGCCGCGGTCGAAGCGGACGTCCAGGACACCGTCGTGTCGCGCGGGCCCACCTGCACCACGCGCTTGCTGCGCATGTCCGTCGCGGAGTTGTAGAGGAACGTCGCCGTCGCACCCTGCCCTCGCAGCACCACGTTGCTGTGATGGATGAGCAGCGCGTACGGCTTGCCCGAGGGCGGCGCCACCCGGTACGTGCCCCGGGGCAGGTACACCACCCCGCCGCCCGCCACCGCCCCGGCGTCGTCAATCGCCTGCTGCAGCACCGCCGTCACGTCCGCCCCGCCCGTGTTGTCCGCGAAGTACGGCGCCTGCGTCACGTCCAGCACCCGGTCCATCCGCACCGGCGGCTCCGCCTGCCGCATCCGGTAGCCCGCGTAGGAGAAGTCATGCAGGAACCGCGACGGCGTGCCCGGCTGCGAGTACCCCGGCGTCCACGTCGACGGATACAGCACGCTGCGCCAGGGCGCCGCGTCGGCCACCCCCACGGCGGCAATCAGCCCCGCCCCCAGCAGTCCCTGCCATCCCTTGCGCGCGCCCACGGTGTGCTCCTTCCCGGTGTCGGGTCCGGCCTCCCTGCAATGGAAGACCCATCCAAGGAAATCAGCACAAACGAGTAAAAACCAGAAGCCCCTCTGTATACAAAAAGGCCGCGAGGGGAGTGCCCCACGCGGCCCTTCGCTTCACTTCATGGCCGTCCGGCTCAGGCCGGCTGGATGTCGCTGTTCTTCACGCGGAAGGTGTGCGTGGTGAACTTCGCCTCCAGCTCGCTGTCCGCGCGCTTGGAGTAGTCCTTGGCCACCTCGGCGGCGGGGATGAGGTGGAAGGTGGCCAGCGTCTCATCCGCCTTCACCTCCACCATCACGAAGCCGTGCGAGTCCGCGTCCGCGAAGCGCATGCCCGGGTTGGACCGGGTGAGCGTCTGCTCCATCTCCGTGACGGCGTGCTGGTACACCGGCGCCCCCGTCGCGTAGCCCGCGCCAATCAGCGCCAGGCTGGCCAGGCTCTTGATGGAGCCGGAGGTGATGCCCGGCGCGGTCAGCATGGGCACGCCCTCCTCCACCGACGCGAACGACGCGTGGATGTCCCCGGAGATGAACAGCGTGTTCTGCACGCCCTGCGCCTTGAGCGTGTTGAGCATCACCTTCTTCTTCGTGGGGAAGCCGTCCCACTGGTCCACGCTGAAGTAGAAGCGCTGGCGCAGCGTCGGGTCGCTGATGTCCGCCTGCTGCCGGAAGTCCCAGATGAGCGCCGACAGCGACGTGGAGCTCACCACCATCTTCCAGGTGTTCTGCGCCGTGGCGAGCGTCTCCTGGAACCACTTCTCCTGCGCGGGGCCGAACACGTCCTCGCTCTTGCCCCCGGTCTGCTGGTACTTCACCGCCGCGAACAGGTCGAAGGTGTCCTTCACCACCACGTAGCGCGAGCCCTGGATGTTGAAGAGCGCCGCCTTGCCCATGTGCGCGTACGCCAGGCCCCGGGGCATGTCCGCCGTGGGCGTGATCTGCAGCGCCTTGTTCACCGCTGCCAGCACCTGGTTCACGTAGTAGAGCGCCAGCGGGCCCGCCACCCACTTCGCCGCCTTCACCGCGGCCTCCGCGTCCGTCAGGCCCGCGGCCTTCGCCTGGCTCACGTACACGCCCTGGAGCACCTTCTTCTGGGCCGCGTACGCCGCGTCGTCGATGTTCACGTACGCGAACGTGTCCGTCCGGAACGTGGCCTTCACCGCTTCCGGCTGGTCCTGGAGCGCCGCGCTCAGCAGCGGGTGCTCCAGCGCCACGGTGCCCGGATACCCGTCCTCCGGGATGAGGTGGTCCGGCCGGTAGCTGCGGTAGTCCGTCACCAGCAGCTTCAGGTGCCGGCCGTACTCGAAGTCACGGTAGATGCGCGAGTTGGGGAAGCGCGGCTCCTGGGCCACGTCGATGGCGCCTTCGGGCGACTGCACCGTGTCCAGCGGGATGTACTCCAGGAAGGCCTGCTCCGCGTTGAGCTTGCGGTTCTCCTGCGTCTCGTCCCGCTTGCCGTCCTCGTACGTGGCCACGTCCTGCCAGCAGTCGTCGGAGAACTCGTGGTCGTCCCAGACGATGATGAACGGGTAGCGCTCGTGCACCGCCTGCAGCTGCTTGTCCGTGCGGACGTTCTTGTAAAGGTCGCGGTAGTTGGACAGCGAGTTCGCCGCGAGGAACGCGGTGACGCCCGAGCCCTGCGGCAGGGCCTCTTCCGGCGCGCTGAAGCGCACGGCCCGGCCGCCGTCGCCGGACTGGAAGGACGTGTCGCCCGTCGTCTCGTAGACGTAGTCGCCCAGGAACACGACGAAGTCCAGGTCCGCGTCCAGCTGCAGCAGCCGCTGCCAGGCGTTGTAGTAGCGGCCAATGAAGTCCTGGCAGCTGGCGAAGACGAACTTCACCGGCACGTCATCCCCCGCCGCCGGCGCGGTGCGCGTGCGCCCCACGCGCGTGGTGTGCCGCTGGCCGTCCTTCTCGTAGCTGAAGCGGTAGTAGTACGTCGTGCGCGGGGACAGCCCCGTGACCTTCACCTTCACCGCGTGGTCGTGCTCCGCGAGCGCCCGCAGGTCCGTCTTCTCCACCACCAGCGTCTTGAAGTCCTCCGCCGGGGAGACCTCCAGCCGCAGGGGCAGGTCCTCACCGGCGCGGGCCGTGTCCTCCACGCGCACCCACAACACCACGCTGTCCGGGCGCGGGTCCCCCGACGCCAGCGACTGCGGGAAGTAGGGCGAGCCAGCCGAGCCCTCCGGCGTCTCGGCGTCGTCGTCGGAGCAGCCAAAGGTCGTCGTCGCCGCGACAGCAACCACGGCTTGCAGGAACGTGCGGCGTTTGAAGGGGTTGAACAAGGCGATGGACTCCAGCGGGAAGCGGGGGTGAAGGCGCTTCCAGAGCGCGCAGTCTAGAGGCGCTCCTCCCTCCACACGAAACATCCCGGCGACAGCCCGGTGATGACGGTGCGCGTCACGCGCCCAATCCCTCTCACGGTGAAGAAAAAGGGGCCGGCCCCATCGCTGGGAACCGGCCCCCTTCCGCTTCACCCGCCGCGCCGCTCCCCCCGGAGGTACGCGGCGGGCCCATGCTCACGAGCCGTGCGGGACTACTTCACGGCCTTCACGCGCGGGCGCTTCTCGCCTTCCGCGGGCTCGCTGGCTTCCGCCGCCGGAGCCGCCGCGGCCGCGGGCTTGCCGATGCCGTACTTCTCCAGCACCAGGCCCTCGACCTCCTTGTAGGTCTCCGGGTGCTCGCGCAGGTACTCCTTCGCGTTCTCCCGGCCCTGGCCGATGCGCTCTCCCTTGAAGGAGAACCAGCTGCCGCTCTTCTCGATGATGTTCTCGTTGGAGGCGAGGTCGATGAGGTCGCCCTCCTTCGAGATGCCCGCGCCGTACATGATGTCGAACTCGACTTCCTTGAACGGCGGCGCCACCTTGTTCTTCACGACCTTCACGCGGGTGCGGCTGCCCACCACGTTCTCGCCGTTCTTGATGGCGCCCACGCGGCGGATGTCCATGCGCTGCGACGCGTAGAACTTCAGCGCGTTGCCGCCCGTCGTGGTCTCCGGGTTGCCGAACATCACGCCAATCTTCATGCGGATCTGGTTGATGAAGATGACGCAGGTCTGGCTCTTGGAGATGGTGCCCGTGAGCTTGCGCAGGGCCTGGCTCATGAGGCGCGCCTGCACGCCCATGTGCGCGTCACCCATCTCACCCTCGAGTTCCGCCTTCGGCACGAGCGCGGCCACCGAGTCCACCACCAGCACGTCGATGGCGCCGGAGCGCACGAGCATCTCCGCGATTTCGAGGCCCTGCTCACCGGTGTCCGGCTGGGACAGGAGCAGGTCGTCGGTGCGCACGCCCAGCTTGCGCGCGTAGCCCACGTCCATCGCGTGCTCGGCGTCGATGTAGCCGCACACGCCGCCCTTCTTCTGGGCCTCGGCGACGATGTGGAGGCACAGCGTCGTCTTGCCGGAGGACTCCGGCCCGAAGATTTCGATGATGCGTCCGCGCGGCACGCCGCCCACGCCCAGGGCGATGTCGAGCGAAGTGGACCCCGTCGAAATGGCCTGGACGTCCTTCATCATGGGCTCGTCGTTGCCGAGCCGCATGATGGACCCCTTGCCGAACTGGCGCTCCACCGCGGCCAGCGCCAACTCGATCGCCTTTTCCTTCTCCTGATTCACGGCCATTTCTCGTCGCTCCTTGGAAGAGTGGACCACCCCGGTCCACCTGAACGCGCTTTTAGTACGCGATGGGTAGACCCTAGTCCACCCCTCTGACATCCGTTTCGGGTCCTGGCGGTCAGCTCTTGCGCAGGGCAGCCAGGAAGGCGGCCACCAGCCCGCCCAATCCAGCGGCCCAACCCGCCGGAACGTCCGGCACCAGCACCATCCCCAACCCGACCCCGGACACCACGGTCAGCAGCGCCAGGGCTCCGCGATACAGGGGAGAGCCCACGGCGGCAACCGTCAGCAGGGTCAGGGACAGCAGGGTCAAAAGCCCCTGCAGGATGAGCAGCCCGCCAGGCACGACGGCGCCCGTGAGCCCCAGCACCACCTGGAGGGCCAGCGCGCCCAGCCCCACCGCCAGCGCCGGGAAGGGGCCCCCCGGAGGAGGCGACAGCCGGGTGCCCGGGACGGGGGCGTTCTTCAGGTGCTCCAGGTCCTCCGGGCGCACCTCCAGCGCGTAGGGGAAGCCCAGCGCCAGCAGCGACTCCACCGCCGTGGCGCGGCAGGAGCGCCCGTCCGCGTCCACCAGCCCGTCCAGGTTGCCCCCCTCCAGCAGCCGGTGGAAGGCGTCCGCCTCCGGCCGTCCCCCGCCCTGCGCCGCCATCTCCTCCAGGAGCTGGTTGAGGTTCCAGGCCAGCCGCTGCCGCTCCTCGCCCTCCGCGCGCCGGGCCTGCTGCGCCAGCAGGTACATGGGCAGCGGCGAGTCCGTGGGCGGGGTGGGCGTGCCGCCCTGCGCCGGAGGCTCCCAGGCCGCCAGGTCCGACGGAGCCTCCACCTCCCCTCCAGGGTGGGGGGCGGGTGTGCGCGAACGTGGGCGGAAAGCATCGGACACGGTGGCGAAACTGTAACCGGGGCGCGGCGTGGGGTTCAAAGTGGGTGCGGCCCGCAACTTCCAAAGGGCAACGGGCCCCGCGCCGGGGGTGGCGGAAAAGAAGAAGCCCGGGCCCCCGTGAAGGGAGTCCGGGCTCTTTCAGAGCTTCAGGCGCGAAGGCCGTGAAGCGCTACTCGACGGTCACGCTCTTGGCCAGGTTGCGGGGCTGGTCCACGTCGTTCCCGCGCATCTCCGCCACGTGGTACGCGAGCAACTGGAGCGGGATGGTGGCCACCACCGGCGCGAGCAGCGCGCAGGCGGCGGGGATGCGGATGACGTGGTCGGCCAGGCTGTCCGCCTGGTTGTCGTCCTCGTCGAGGATGGCGATGACCTTGCCGCCGCGCGCGCGGACCTCCTCGATGTTGCCGATGATCTTCTCGTAGGCGATGTGCGGCTGCTTCGGCGCGATGACCACGACGGGCATCTTCTCGTCGATGAGCGCGATGGGGCCGTGCTTCATCTCACCGCCCGCGTAGCCCTCCGCGTGGATGTAGGAAATCTCCTTCAGCTTGAGCGCGCCCTCCAGCGCCACCGGGTGCATGGGGCCGCGGCCGAGGAAGAGGAAGTCCTGCGCGTTCATGAACTCGCGCGCGACGCGCTTCACCTGCGGCTCGCACTTGAGGACGTCCTCGATCATCTTCGGCACCTGGGTCAGGTGCGTCAGGTGCTCCTGCGCACCCTCCACGGACAGCGTGCCGCGCATGCGGCCCAGCTTCACCGCCAGCAGGTACAGCGTCACGAGCTGCGTGGTGAACGCCTTCGTGGACGCGACGCCAATCTCCGGGCCCGCGTTCGTGAGGACGTGCAGGTTCGCCTCGCGCGTCATCGCGCTGCCGATGACGTTGCAGATGGCCATGGTGTGCGCGCCCAGCCGCTTCGCTTCCTTGAAGGCCGCGAGCGTGTCCGCCGTCTCACCGGACTGGCTGATGGCGATGACCAGGTGGCTCTTCTCCACGATGGGGTCGCGGTAGCGGAACTCGCTGGCGAGCTCCACTTCCACCGGCAGGCGCGCCAGCGATTCAATCATGTGCTTGCCGGCCACGCCCGAGTGCCAGGACGTGCCGCAGGCCAGGATGGTGACCTTGGTGAAGGACTGGACCTGCTCCTGCGTGAGGTTCCAGGTCTCGAAGTGGACGTCGCCCTCGGTGAGGAGCATCCGGCCGCGCAGCGTGTCCGCGATGGCGCGGGGCTGCTCGTGGATCTCCTTGTGCATGAAGTGCTTGTAGCCGCCCTTCTCCGCCATCATCGGCGTCCAGTCGATGCGGCGCGTGGGGCGGTTCACCAGCTTCCCGTCGCGGTTGAAGATGTCGACCTTGGCGGCGGTGACGACGGCGAGGTCACCCTCCTCCATGTAGACGAAGTCACGCGTGTGCTCGAGCAGCGCCGGCACGTCGCTGGCGATGAAGTTCTGGCCCTGGCCCAGACCCAGCACCATGGGCGACGCGTCCTTCGTGCACACGATGCGGCCCGGGTCGTTGGAGCAGACCACCACGAGGCCGTAGGTGCCCTTCACCTGCTTGATGGCCGCGCGCACGGCGTCCGGCAGGTCCACGCCGCGCTCCACCTCCGCGGAGATGAGGTGCGCGAACACTTCCGAGTCCGTCTCCGACGAGAAGACGTGGCCGCGCGCGCGCAGCTCCGCCTTGAGCGCCAGGTGGTTCTCGATGATGCCGTTGTGCACCACCGCCACGTTCTTGTACGTGTGCGGGTGGGCGTTCTCGTCGGAGGGACGGCCGTGCGTCGCCCAGCGCGTGTGGCCGATGCCGGTGGTGCCCTTCGGCAGGTCCTGCACCACGCGGTTCTCCAGGTTGCGCAGCTTGCCCGTGGCGCGCACCACGTTGAGCTGGTTGCCACCCACCACCGCGACACCCGCGGAGTCATAGCCCCGGTACTCGAGCTTCTTCAGACCCGACACCAGGATGGGAGCAGATTCCTTGTCACCGACGTAGCCAACAATCCCGCACATGTTCTTCCTGCCTCTTTCTCGTCCCGCGGCCGCCGGAGCAAACCACGGGAATCCCGTTCACGCCCAACACGCCCAACCCCGCCCCGCCGACCGAACAGCAGGCGAGCACTCTTGCTAACCAGCCTTCACCTTCGTCTGCCGTGCCTTCTTGGCCGCCACCCAACCCTCCTTCACCACCTGTGGCGCACGGGACACAGCGAGGCTCCCAGGAGGCACATTTTTCGTCACCGTGGTGCCCGCGCCGACATACCCGCCGTCCCCCACCTTCACCGGCGCCACCAGCTGGCTGTCCGAGCCGATGAACACGCCATCGCCCAGTTCAGTCAGGTGCTTGTTCACCCCGTCATAGTTACAGGTGATGGTGCCCGCGCCGATGTTGCAGCCCGCGCCGATGTTCGCGTCGCCCAGGTAAGTCAGGTGGTTGGCCTTGCTGCCCTTGCCGATGCGGGCCTTCTTCGTCTCCACGAAGTTCCCCAGATGCACTTCCTCTGCCAACTCCGTGGCGGGGCGCAGCCGGGAGAACGGGCCGATGATGCACCGCTCACCCACACGCGCCTCCTCCAGCACGGAGTAGGGCTTGATGTGGGTGCCATCCGCCACGTGGGAGGCCGTGAGCACGCTGCCCTGGCCGATGATGACGCCCTTCCCGATGACGGTGCCGGCCATCAGCGACACGCTGGGGCCTACTTCCGTATCGGTGCCGATGGTGATGCCCTCTTCGATGTACGCGGTGGCCGGATCCTGGATGGACACGCCCGCGCGCATGTGGACTTCGTTGATGCGCTGCTGGAGGACGCGGGCGCGCGCCGCCAGCTCCACCTTGTCGTTCACGCCCGCGGTCTCCGTGGCGTCCGCGTCCACCGCGCCCACGGGGCCCACCTTGGCGGCCATCTCCACCAGGTCGGTGAGGTAGTACTCGCCCTGCGCGTTGACGGGTTTGATCTCCGCCAGCGCCTTCCAGAGGAAGGCCGCGTCCACGGAGTAGATGCCCGCGTTGCACTCCTTCACCGCGCGCTGCTCCGGGGTGCAGTCCTTGTGCTCCACGATACGGGAGACCTTGCCACCCTCGCGGATGACGCGGCCGTAGCCGGTGGGGTCCTCCAGCGTGGTGGACACCAGCGCCAGCACCCCGCCCGCCGCGTCGTGCGCGGACAGGAGCGCCTGGAGCGTCTCCTTGCGCAGGAGCGGCACGTCTCCGTAGAGGATGAGCACGCGGCCGTCATGGCCCTTGAGCGCGTCCTCTGCCGCCTTCACCGCGTCCGCCGTGCCGCGCTGCTCCTTCTGGAGCGCGAAGCGCAGGGGCGCGTCCGGGAAGTGGGCGCGGATGGACTTCTCCACCTCCGCGGCCTGATGTCCCACCACCGGCACCACGTGCGTGGCGCCCAGTTCCAGGGCCCGCTTCAAGGGATACGCGCAGAGGGGACGGCCGAGGATGGGGTGAAGGACCTTGGCCTTCTCCGACTTCATCCGCGTGCCCTTGCCCGCGCACAGCACAACCGCCGCCAGAGCTGTCATATGCGGCGGAGAATTAGGGAGCGCCGATCAACTCGTCAACCGCGTCCGGGCGTCAAACCTGATCGCGGAGCTTCCGGAGGGGGCCGGGCGCTGACTGCTACACACAACGTGTTGCATTGGACCGTGATGCCGAAGCGCGGCTTGTAGAACGTCGTCAGCCGCGCCGGAGTGGAGGCCGCGGTCGGAACGGACGCCGGGCTTTCCACGGGGTTCGGAGGACTCATAAGCACCGCCCGTTGCTGCACATGGCTCAAGAGTGCCCCGGCTCCGCTCACAATCCAAGGAAAAAAATGTTGTCTTGTTGAAACCCTGGTCCGGGCGCGGTGCATGGTGCATTA comes from Corallococcus macrosporus and encodes:
- the glmU gene encoding bifunctional UDP-N-acetylglucosamine diphosphorylase/glucosamine-1-phosphate N-acetyltransferase GlmU; its protein translation is MTALAAVVLCAGKGTRMKSEKAKVLHPILGRPLCAYPLKRALELGATHVVPVVGHQAAEVEKSIRAHFPDAPLRFALQKEQRGTADAVKAAEDALKGHDGRVLILYGDVPLLRKETLQALLSAHDAAGGVLALVSTTLEDPTGYGRVIREGGKVSRIVEHKDCTPEQRAVKECNAGIYSVDAAFLWKALAEIKPVNAQGEYYLTDLVEMAAKVGPVGAVDADATETAGVNDKVELAARARVLQQRINEVHMRAGVSIQDPATAYIEEGITIGTDTEVGPSVSLMAGTVIGKGVIIGQGSVLTASHVADGTHIKPYSVLEEARVGERCIIGPFSRLRPATELAEEVHLGNFVETKKARIGKGSKANHLTYLGDANIGAGCNIGAGTITCNYDGVNKHLTELGDGVFIGSDSQLVAPVKVGDGGYVGAGTTVTKNVPPGSLAVSRAPQVVKEGWVAAKKARQTKVKAG